CTAAATCATAAGCTTCGTGAGCAGAAGTAGCAACTTTTGCCATGGCAATATTGATAAATGCATCACGCATTCTGTTTAGTTTTACATCATCTTTTAAAACCATGTCAGACACTCTTTTTGTCATTTCCTTTGTTCCACCACCACCAGGAATAACCCCAACACCAAACTCAACCAAACCAGTATAAGTTTCTGCCGCAGCAATTACTTTATCAGCGTGTAAACTAAGTTCACAACCTCCACCTAAAGTCAATCCTCTTGGGGTAATTAGGGTAGGGCAAGAAGAATATCTCATTCTCATCACTGTGTTTTGGAAATATTGAACAGCGAAGTTTAATTCATCATACTCTTGTTCTATTGCCAATAAAAACACCATAGCTAAATTGGCTCCTACAGAAAAATTTGTTGCTTGATTACCAAGAATAACAGCATCATATTCTGTTTCTGCCAAATCAATCCCTTTGTTGATGGCTTGTAAAACACCACTACCCAAAGTGTTCATTTTAGATTGGAATTCTACATTTAAAACTCCATCTCCTAAATGTTGTATGGAAGCTTCGGAATTTGACCATATGGTTTGAGCTTCTCTAATATTATCTAGAATAATAAAACTGTCTTGACCAGGTATTTTTACTTGTTCTTTTGAAGTTATATCATATACATATTTTTTTCCTTCCTTAACAGTATAGAAACTAGTGCTCTGTACATCTTTTAGGTTTTGAGTCCAATCAGCGGCTTTATAACCTTCTGCTTCAATTAAATTTAAACCATTCTCAAAACCAATAGCGTCCCATATTTCAAAAGGTCCGTGTTGCCAACCAAAACCAGCTTTCATAGCATCATCTATTCTGTAGATTTCATCAGATATTTCTGGAATTCTATTAGAAACATAAGCAAATAAAGCTGCAAAAGTTTTTCTATAAAAAGCCCCTGCTTGGTCTTTTCCTTTGATTAAAACTTTAAACCTATATTTTACATGATCTATTGTTTTTGTAGCAGATAAGCTATTAAAATTTGCTTTTTTAACAGGATGATATTCAAGTGTATTAAGGTCTAAAGCGTGAATGGCACTTTTTCCGTTTTCATCAACTACTTTTTTATAAAAACCTTGTTTGGTTTTGCTACCAAGCCATTTATTGTCTAACATGGTTTGAATAAAATCTGGAATTTTAAATAACTCAACAGACTCATCAATTTTACAATTTTCATACAAACCATTAGCAACATGAATCAAAGTATCTAAACCAACTACGTCTACTGTTCTAAAAGTTGCCGATTTTGGCCTACCAATAATAGGGCCTGTTAGCTTGTCAACTTCTTCTACTGTTAAACCTAGTTCTTTAACAATATGTAACATACTCATAATTCCAAAAATCCCAATTCTATTCCCAATAAAGGCAGGAGTATCTTTAGCAAGTACTGTTGTTTTTCCTAAATATTTAGCACCAAAACTCATTAAAAAGTCAACTACTTCTTTTTTACAGTCTGGCCCAGGAACTACCTCGAATAATTTTAAATATCTAGCTGGATTAAAAAAGTGGGTTACAGCAAAATGCTCTCTAAAATCTTGAGAACGTCCTTTGTTCATAAACTGGATAGGAATACCAGAAGTGTTACTAGTTACAAAAGTTCCTAGTTTTCTGTGTTTCTCTATTTGCTCAAAAACCTTTTGTTTGATGTCTAATCTTTCAACTACCACTTCAATAATCCAATCTACTTCACTAATTTTTTGAAGATCAGTATCTAAATTTCCTGTTTCTATTCTATCAGCAAATTTTTTATTGTACAAAGGTGCAGGATTAGATTTTATAGCCGATTGCAAATTGGTATTTACAATTCTGTCTTTTACTAATGGATGATCTAAACTTAAACCTTTTGATTTTTCTGAATCTGTTAATTCTTTTGGGGCAATATCTAATAATAAAACTTGAACACCAATATTTGCAAAATGACAAGCAATACCAGAGCCCATAATTCCAGACCCAATAACCGCTATTTTTTTTATATGTTTTTTCATCTTAAAAGATTAATTTTTGTTCGATCAATTCTTGTATGGTTTCTGTTACATTTAAAAAAGTTTCAATTTGTTTTTGGGTTAAATTATCAGCAACAGTTTGATTAAATTTTAAAACAATTTCTTTAGAAACCTCTCTTTGTTGTTTACCTTTATTAGTTAGCTTTATTAAAACACTTCTTCCATCTGACGGATTTTTTTCCCGATAAATCAATCCTAATTCCTCCATTTTATTAAGAGTTCTAGACAAACTTGTAGCTTCAATCCCCATGCGAGGTCCTAACATAGTAGAAGGGGTTCCGTTTTTATAATGAATGTTAATTAAAACAAAGCCAATAGTCATTGAGCTATCTTTTTTAACAGCCTCTTCATTATACATTTTGTTTATAGATTGCCATGTGTATCTATATAAATAATCGAAACTTATAGAATTTCCCGCTTTCATGTTTTTTCTTTTAAATATAAGAAAAAATAATTATGCTTGCACAACATATCTTATGTTTTCATAAAAAACACTCAATAAATAATCAATACCATAAATATCTCCTGCTTTTATTGAGATGTTGATACCTAGAATTTATTTAGGAATTCATGTCAAAACTCCCAAACATATAATATCTTTAACCCTTCTAAAAAAGAGAAAAGCATTTATGCAAACACCTATAATTAGTATTCAAAAGTTACACAAAACTTATGGTACCAAAATAGCTTTGAATCACATTTCTATTGAAATTTCTAAAGGAAGCGTCTATGGATTAATTGGTCAAAACGGAGCAGGTAAAACGTCATTAATTAGAATATTAAATCAAATTATTGATGCCAATAGCGGAACAATTATTTTTAAAGGAGAAAAACTAACCCCTGAGGCAGTTAAACATATTGGATATTTGCCCGAAGAGCGTGGACTATACAAAAACATGACCATAGAGGAACAGGCTTTGTATTTTGGGCAACTAAAAGGAATGACCAAAGCAAATGCTTTAGAACAACTAAATTATTGGTTAAATAGATTTGATATTGCTGATTGGAAAAAAAAGAAAATTCAGGGCTTATCTAAAGGTATGGCTCAAAAAGTTCAATTTATCATTACAGTATTACACCAACCAGATTTGTTGATTTTAGATGAACCTTTTAGTGGTTTTGACCCTATTAACGCTAATTTAATTGCACATGAAATTAAAAATTTAGCTAAAAATGGAACTACAGTTATTTTTTCATCGCATAGAATGGAATCTGTTGCAGAAATGTGTGATGCTTTGTGTTTAATACATCATGGAAATATTTTGTTAGAAGGGAGTATTTCTAGCATCCAAAAAAAATATATCCAAGAATTTTTTGAAGTGACTGTTAAAGATTATCAAGAAAATGAATTAACCTCATTTTTAAACAATACTGATTACCAAACTAGTATCGTCAATAAAGAAAATGATGAAGTTAGTTTTCAGGTGATTAAAAATCAAAAAGAAACAGCTAATTTACTACAGGATTTATTAAAAGTAGGAACAGTAATTACATACAAACAACACATTCCTAGTTTACAAGACATCTTTATTAAAACCATAGAAAATGCATAAGTTACTTTTAATTATCCAACGTGAGTTTATTACCAAAGTTCGCAGCAAAGCATATTTGGTTTTGATTTTTTTAAGCCCATTGTTAATGATTGGAATGTTTGCTGCAATTTTTTACTTTGCTGGTAAAGAAAGTAAAGACAACTTTAAAAAAGTATCACTTTTGGCTATTACCACTCCAGAAATTGCCATAGACATCCAAAAAGATAATCCTAATATTACATTGGAATTTGGAACCGCCATGTCTTTTGATGAGGCTAAAACCATGGTAAATGATAAAGATTTTGATGGCTTGGTTTATGCAAATCCTTTATCTAATATTATGGAAATTTATGGTGATGATAAAATTCCATTACACTCTTTAGAAACCATTTTAGAAAAACATTGGGTGATTCAACAGTTAAAAAACCACGAGGTTTCTAGTGAGATTATCAATAAAACTACCAAAGAAATTCCAATTCATTACAGCAAAAAAGACGATTCCGAAGCAACAATTAAAAAATGGGTAAAAGGGGCTGTTGCTGTAGGAAGTGGTTATTTGGTAATGATGTTTGTTATTATTTATGGAAACTCTGTAATGCGTAGCATTATTGAAGAAAAAAACAGTAGAGTAGTAGAAATTATGGTTTGTTCTGTAAAACCTTTCCAATTAATGTTAGGAAAAATTATAGGAAACGCCTTGGCTGGTATTTTACAGTTTTTAATTTGGGGAATCTTACTTTTAGGAGGACTCCTTTTACTAGAAATTTACTTTCCGTCCATTGGTGGTAATTCAGACAAAATAGATCAGATATTTAGTATCATTTGGGAAATTAACTATACACAAATCTTTATAGGCCTTGTAGTATTCTTTTTAAGTGGGTATTTACTTTATAGTGCCTTTTATGCCGCTGTTGGGGCAGCTGTTAGTAGCGAAACTGATACGCAACAATTTGTACATCCTATATTATTACCTTTAATGTTTGCGGTTTATATTGGAATTGTAACCGTGGTAAATGGTAACCCAAACGGGAGCACAGCTACCTTGTTTTCATTAATACCATTTACCTCGCCAATAGTAATGTTAATGCGTATTCCTTTTGGTGTTCCTGCTTGGCAAATAATTTTGTCCTTGGCATTATTATTGGTTAGCTTTATCACAACAGTTTATATTGCCAGTAAAATTTACCGAATAGGAATTTTAACTTATGGAAATAAACCAAGCATGAAACAATTGATAAAATGGATGTTTCAAAAATAACCTTTGATTTTAAATAATAATGAGTAAAATACTACTGATAGAAGACGAAGCAGCCATTAGACGTGTTTTAAAACGTATTATTGCTGATGAAAACAATACCTACAATGTAGAAGAAGCAGAAGATGGTGTAATAGGTCTAGAAATTATTAAAGAAAATGATTTTGATTTAATTCTTTGTGATATTAAAATGCCTAAAATGGATGGTGTTGAAGTTCTACAAAAAATTAAAGAAATGAAACCAGAAATTCCTGTGATTATGATTTCTGGACATGGAGATTTAGATACCGCTGTACAAACCATGAGAATGGGTGCTTATGATTATATTTCTAAACCACCAGATTTAAACAGACTTTTAAATACGGTTCGTAATGCTTTAGACCAAAAACAATTAATTGTTGAAAACAAACAATTAAAGAAAAAGGTTAGCAAAAAATACGAAATGATTGGAGATAGTAAACCTATTCAACATATTAAAAATATGATTGATAAGGTAGCTACTACCGATGCTCGTGTTTTAATTACTGGACCAAATGGAACAGGAAAAGAATTGGTTGCTCATAGGTTACACAATCTAAGCGAACGTTCTAAAGCACCAATGATAGAAGTAAACTGTGCGGCTATTCCATCAGAATTAATAGAGAGTGAATTGTTTGGACACGTAAAAGGATCTTTTACAGGGGCTAATAAAGACAGAGCAGGAAAGTTTGAAGCTGCCAATGCAGGAACTATTTTCTTAGATGAAATTGGAGATATGAGTCTTTCGGCTCAAGCAAAAGTATTAAGAGCTTTACAGGAAAGTAAAATTAGCAGAGTAGGATCTGATAAAGACATTAAAGTTGATGTAAGGGTTTTAGCGGCTACCAATAAAGATTTACGTAAAGAAATTGCTGAAGGAAGGTTTAGAGAAGATTTATACCACCGTTTGGCAGTTATTTTAATTCAAGTTCCTTCATTAAACGATCGTAGAGAAGATATTCCAGTACTTATCAATCACTTTGCTGCAATTATAGCAAAAGAGCAAGGAATGGCACTTAAAAACTTTTCTGAAGAAGCTATTGTAAAACTTCAAGATTATAATTGGACAGGAAATATTCGTGAACTAAGAAATGTTGTAGAACGTTTGTTAATTTTAGGAGAAAAAGAAATTAGTGCTACAGACGTTGATTTGTTTGCTAGTAAATAATAATCAAGTTTAAAAAAAGGGCATTAAGCCTAATGATATGATTGAGCAAATAAAAAATATTGAAATAGGAGTAGGGGTTGGAGCTGTAAAGTTTGGAATGTTAAAAACTGATGTTTTAAGCATTTTAGGAATGCCTACAGATAAAGAAGTTGAAAAAGATTTTGAAACCGGTGATGCTGTAGAAACTTGGGACTACGACAATTGTGGAATCGCTTTTTCTTTTGATGAAGAAGAAGATTGGAGACTAGAAACTATTACCATCAACTCGAGTTATTTTGAACTGAACGGTGTTGGATTGGTAGGTAAAGACATTCAAGAAGTACAAGACTTTATAGAAAAACACGAATTAGGTGAAATGGAATTTGAAGATTATTCTACTCCAGAAAATCCAAATCATGAATTAATTGATGTTGATGAAGCCAACATGTTCTTTTGGTTTACAGATAACATTCTACAAGAAATTCAATTTGGTGTTCAGTGGGATGATGATGACAATGCTTTGTGGCCAGAAGCATAAATCTTAATTGATGATTATAGGTCATCGAGCGTAGTCGAGATGTAGAAAGCTCCATTTAAAAAAAATCTACTCTAATATAGAATAAGAAATAAAGCTGATATTAATTAGCATAGTACATAAAAACTCCCCTTGAAAAATTCAAAGGGAGTTTTTTTATAATGGTTATTTTGATTAATCTATCTTTAAAAAAGACAATATTTCTTTTCCATTTTTATCCTTTAAAATTAAATGCAAACCATCTAATTCATAAGATTTAACCTTGTTTAAAGTTTTGATAAATTCTTTTTCAACGCCCTCTTTTAAGCATGTCTTTTTAGTCAACGCTATTTGACTAAAATCTAGTTTATTACTAGTAATATTATTAATGGGAGCAGAAAAATTATTACATCCATCATTTCCCATAATTCTTTTAGTAGATAGATTAATTTCTAGTCTTGGTACAGAAACCATTCTGTTTATAGGATTTCCATTAATGCGTGTAGCCATCCAAATATCATGTAATCTTTGGTTCGCCACTGCTGATTGATCTTTTATAAAAGACAATACAATCTCTCCTTGATTATTGTAAAAAATAAGCTGAGAACCTTTGATATCATAAGTGTTAACATCATTTAAAGTTTTTAAATACTCATATTCTATGTTTTTTTGAAAACAAGCTTTTTGAGTACTGATGATGTTCCCTAAATTAAAAGTATTAGAGGTTATTTGTTTAATATTTCCAGAGTATTGATTACACCCTCCGTTACCAGAAATACTCATTGTTGTTAGGTTGATTTTTAAAGTAGGAGTTTTAACCATTCTATTGATAGGATGATTGTTGATACTTCCTAAAATCCAATCTCCCTCTGCCAATACACGAATATCTTTTTGTTTTTCTAATTCCTTAACTAAAGTATATTTAATGCTTGATGCATCTGCAGGTACATTTTTAGCGTCTAACTTTTCTTGTTTAACCTCAATCTTTTTTAAATACCCTTTTTCAAAATTAAATCCTTCAATTGGAGTATAGAAGTTTTCCCAAGTAGGATTGACTAATTGTTCACCTTTATGCACTAATAAACAATTTGTTTTTCCAGCTCCAGAACTACATTCAGATTGATATCCACTAACCCAAAATACAGATTTATTAGATGAACAAGCTGTTAGTATACTTAAAGAAATTAATACTATGATGTTTTTTAAATTCATAATCTACAAATTTTATTTATTGAATTATTTAATACCACCTCCAAGCGCTCTGTATAAATCTACAACGGTTAACAATTGCTGTAATTTACTATCAACCAAGTTTAACTTAGCACTTAAAGCACTTTGTCTGGCAGTTAATAAATCTAAATAGGTTGCAAACCCATTGTTTAACAATTCTTCTGAGTTTTTCTCAGCATTGGTTAACGCTTCTGCTTCTTTGGTTCTAAAAACATATTTTTTAGTTTCTGTGTTATAAGCAAATAAAGCATTAGAAACTTCATTACCTGCAACTAATAATGTTTTTCTGTAGTTCAATAAAGCCTGAGCTTCGTTGTTTTTAGCAACTTCTACCTGGGTTTTTAATTTTCGTTGATTAAATAAAGGTTGTGTAATTCCGCCTATAATATTAGCAAATATAGAGTTGGTGCTAATCCAATTATCTAATTCTAAACTTTCAAAACCACCCGAAGCAGTTAAAGTAAACGATGGGTATAAATTTGTTTTAGCCACATTTTTCAACTCATATGATTGCATTAAATTATATTGAGCCAATTTGATATCTGGTCTATTATTTAACAACAGAGCAGGAACCCCAACTTGTAAATCCTTATCTATAACTTGATCTTTTAATTTTGTTCTTTCTATTTTTTGAGGCATCGTTCCTAGTAAAATACTCAAACTATTTTCTAATTTAAAAATAGAAGTCTCTATATCTAATTTTAAAGCCTCAGCACTGTTGTACAAAGCAATGTTTTGGTCTACTGCTACTTGACTTACTTGCCCTGATTCCATTAAGGCCTTAATGGTTTCTACTCCTTTTTTTCTAACTTTTATGGTTTCATTAGTAATTTCTAACTGAGCATCTAAAGCTAATATTTGGTAATAAGTACTTACAATTTTACTAATCAATTCTGTTCTTACAGCTTGTTGTGCAGACTCTGATTGTAAATAATTAGCCAAACTAGCTTTTTTACTACTTTTAATTTTTCCCCAAATATCAGCTTCCCAAGAAAAATTTCCAGTTAACTGATAAGTTTGAATTGATGACGAAGAAAAACTACCGAATCTACTGTTTTTAGAAATTTCAGAATGTGTACCACTAGTGCTTAAATTAAAGGTAGGTAAATATCCCGCTTTCCCTTGTTTTAAATAAGACGCTGCAGTGCTCATTTGACTAATAGCTATTTGCAAATCAAAATTATTTTTTAATCCTTGATCTACATATTCTTGCAAATAAGTATCTGTAAACATATCTCTCCAAGAAACATTTCCTAAAGAA
Above is a genomic segment from Wenyingzhuangia fucanilytica containing:
- a CDS encoding 3-hydroxyacyl-CoA dehydrogenase/enoyl-CoA hydratase family protein, whose amino-acid sequence is MKKHIKKIAVIGSGIMGSGIACHFANIGVQVLLLDIAPKELTDSEKSKGLSLDHPLVKDRIVNTNLQSAIKSNPAPLYNKKFADRIETGNLDTDLQKISEVDWIIEVVVERLDIKQKVFEQIEKHRKLGTFVTSNTSGIPIQFMNKGRSQDFREHFAVTHFFNPARYLKLFEVVPGPDCKKEVVDFLMSFGAKYLGKTTVLAKDTPAFIGNRIGIFGIMSMLHIVKELGLTVEEVDKLTGPIIGRPKSATFRTVDVVGLDTLIHVANGLYENCKIDESVELFKIPDFIQTMLDNKWLGSKTKQGFYKKVVDENGKSAIHALDLNTLEYHPVKKANFNSLSATKTIDHVKYRFKVLIKGKDQAGAFYRKTFAALFAYVSNRIPEISDEIYRIDDAMKAGFGWQHGPFEIWDAIGFENGLNLIEAEGYKAADWTQNLKDVQSTSFYTVKEGKKYVYDITSKEQVKIPGQDSFIILDNIREAQTIWSNSEASIQHLGDGVLNVEFQSKMNTLGSGVLQAINKGIDLAETEYDAVILGNQATNFSVGANLAMVFLLAIEQEYDELNFAVQYFQNTVMRMRYSSCPTLITPRGLTLGGGCELSLHADKVIAAAETYTGLVEFGVGVIPGGGGTKEMTKRVSDMVLKDDVKLNRMRDAFINIAMAKVATSAHEAYDLGYYVQHKDLVVVNEHQQIATAKKHALQMLDDGYLTPTPQKVKVLGQQVLGMFQVGADSLVAGKYASEHDRLIANKLGYVMAGGDLSEPTFVSEQYLLNLEREAFLSLLGERKTLERIQHMLKTGKPLRN
- a CDS encoding MarR family winged helix-turn-helix transcriptional regulator; translation: MKAGNSISFDYLYRYTWQSINKMYNEEAVKKDSSMTIGFVLINIHYKNGTPSTMLGPRMGIEATSLSRTLNKMEELGLIYREKNPSDGRSVLIKLTNKGKQQREVSKEIVLKFNQTVADNLTQKQIETFLNVTETIQELIEQKLIF
- a CDS encoding ABC transporter ATP-binding protein, whose protein sequence is MQTPIISIQKLHKTYGTKIALNHISIEISKGSVYGLIGQNGAGKTSLIRILNQIIDANSGTIIFKGEKLTPEAVKHIGYLPEERGLYKNMTIEEQALYFGQLKGMTKANALEQLNYWLNRFDIADWKKKKIQGLSKGMAQKVQFIITVLHQPDLLILDEPFSGFDPINANLIAHEIKNLAKNGTTVIFSSHRMESVAEMCDALCLIHHGNILLEGSISSIQKKYIQEFFEVTVKDYQENELTSFLNNTDYQTSIVNKENDEVSFQVIKNQKETANLLQDLLKVGTVITYKQHIPSLQDIFIKTIENA
- a CDS encoding ABC transporter permease; the protein is MHKLLLIIQREFITKVRSKAYLVLIFLSPLLMIGMFAAIFYFAGKESKDNFKKVSLLAITTPEIAIDIQKDNPNITLEFGTAMSFDEAKTMVNDKDFDGLVYANPLSNIMEIYGDDKIPLHSLETILEKHWVIQQLKNHEVSSEIINKTTKEIPIHYSKKDDSEATIKKWVKGAVAVGSGYLVMMFVIIYGNSVMRSIIEEKNSRVVEIMVCSVKPFQLMLGKIIGNALAGILQFLIWGILLLGGLLLLEIYFPSIGGNSDKIDQIFSIIWEINYTQIFIGLVVFFLSGYLLYSAFYAAVGAAVSSETDTQQFVHPILLPLMFAVYIGIVTVVNGNPNGSTATLFSLIPFTSPIVMLMRIPFGVPAWQIILSLALLLVSFITTVYIASKIYRIGILTYGNKPSMKQLIKWMFQK
- a CDS encoding sigma-54-dependent transcriptional regulator, whose amino-acid sequence is MSKILLIEDEAAIRRVLKRIIADENNTYNVEEAEDGVIGLEIIKENDFDLILCDIKMPKMDGVEVLQKIKEMKPEIPVIMISGHGDLDTAVQTMRMGAYDYISKPPDLNRLLNTVRNALDQKQLIVENKQLKKKVSKKYEMIGDSKPIQHIKNMIDKVATTDARVLITGPNGTGKELVAHRLHNLSERSKAPMIEVNCAAIPSELIESELFGHVKGSFTGANKDRAGKFEAANAGTIFLDEIGDMSLSAQAKVLRALQESKISRVGSDKDIKVDVRVLAATNKDLRKEIAEGRFREDLYHRLAVILIQVPSLNDRREDIPVLINHFAAIIAKEQGMALKNFSEEAIVKLQDYNWTGNIRELRNVVERLLILGEKEISATDVDLFASK
- a CDS encoding META domain-containing protein → MNLKNIIVLISLSILTACSSNKSVFWVSGYQSECSSGAGKTNCLLVHKGEQLVNPTWENFYTPIEGFNFEKGYLKKIEVKQEKLDAKNVPADASSIKYTLVKELEKQKDIRVLAEGDWILGSINNHPINRMVKTPTLKINLTTMSISGNGGCNQYSGNIKQITSNTFNLGNIISTQKACFQKNIEYEYLKTLNDVNTYDIKGSQLIFYNNQGEIVLSFIKDQSAVANQRLHDIWMATRINGNPINRMVSVPRLEINLSTKRIMGNDGCNNFSAPINNITSNKLDFSQIALTKKTCLKEGVEKEFIKTLNKVKSYELDGLHLILKDKNGKEILSFLKID
- a CDS encoding efflux transporter outer membrane subunit, which translates into the protein MKKNNIYNLAIVLGATILLTSCLAVKDYEQPTVKETSKDLFRIDEQLETQEDSLSLGNVSWRDMFTDTYLQEYVDQGLKNNFDLQIAISQMSTAASYLKQGKAGYLPTFNLSTSGTHSEISKNSRFGSFSSSSIQTYQLTGNFSWEADIWGKIKSSKKASLANYLQSESAQQAVRTELISKIVSTYYQILALDAQLEITNETIKVRKKGVETIKALMESGQVSQVAVDQNIALYNSAEALKLDIETSIFKLENSLSILLGTMPQKIERTKLKDQVIDKDLQVGVPALLLNNRPDIKLAQYNLMQSYELKNVAKTNLYPSFTLTASGGFESLELDNWISTNSIFANIIGGITQPLFNQRKLKTQVEVAKNNEAQALLNYRKTLLVAGNEVSNALFAYNTETKKYVFRTKEAEALTNAEKNSEELLNNGFATYLDLLTARQSALSAKLNLVDSKLQQLLTVVDLYRALGGGIK